Proteins from one uncultured Anaeromusa sp. genomic window:
- a CDS encoding FAD-linked oxidase C-terminal domain-containing protein: MMSNLVENLQKIVGVAHVLTKLEDRLCYSIDSTFIDHLPDVVVQPANREEVVAVVKTAAHFGVPVVSRGASTGLSGGTVPVQGGIVLELTRLNRILNIDAVNERAVLEPGVITQDFLQAVQKEGLLYPPDPASSKMSTIGGNIAECAGGPKGVKYGVTRDYLLGLEVVLPDGSVVETGNSIDGDMCGPDWTMLFCGSEGTLGVITKIILKLAHPPQDKKTLMAVFDRIEDAAITVSTIMASGVIPTTLEMMDNLTIRAVENYLEIGLPVEAGAILLIEVDGGPAAVQHDMVHVEAVCLRCGAVEVKTAQNKTEADALWKARRSISPACGKINPTKISEDATVPRSRIPEMVARIREIAEKYKLKMVIFGHAGDGNLHPNILSNKHDKEEMARVEQAVEELFHAALELGGTLSGEHGIGYMKAPFLIWETGEVGFAVGKGIKEAVDPQRMMNPGKMFDYTSTKEG; the protein is encoded by the coding sequence ATGATGTCGAACTTGGTGGAGAACTTGCAAAAAATTGTTGGTGTAGCGCATGTGCTAACAAAATTGGAAGATCGCTTGTGTTATTCCATTGATTCGACCTTTATCGACCATTTGCCTGATGTGGTAGTGCAGCCTGCCAACCGCGAGGAAGTGGTCGCTGTGGTGAAAACAGCAGCACATTTTGGCGTGCCTGTTGTCTCACGCGGGGCTTCAACCGGCTTATCCGGGGGGACCGTGCCGGTGCAAGGCGGGATTGTGCTGGAACTGACCCGACTCAACCGCATTTTGAACATTGATGCTGTCAATGAGCGGGCGGTGCTGGAACCGGGCGTTATTACGCAGGATTTTCTCCAGGCAGTGCAAAAAGAAGGCTTGTTGTATCCCCCAGATCCGGCCAGCAGCAAGATGTCGACCATCGGCGGCAATATCGCCGAGTGCGCCGGAGGCCCTAAAGGCGTCAAATACGGCGTTACACGGGATTATTTGCTGGGCTTGGAAGTGGTGCTCCCCGACGGCAGCGTGGTGGAGACCGGCAATAGTATTGACGGCGATATGTGCGGGCCGGACTGGACGATGCTTTTTTGCGGCTCTGAGGGCACGCTGGGGGTTATTACGAAAATCATTCTTAAGCTGGCTCATCCGCCGCAGGATAAAAAGACGCTTATGGCTGTCTTTGATCGCATCGAAGATGCAGCGATTACTGTAAGCACGATTATGGCCTCAGGCGTCATTCCGACGACGCTGGAGATGATGGATAATCTGACCATTCGGGCGGTGGAAAACTATTTGGAGATCGGTCTGCCTGTGGAGGCCGGAGCGATTTTGTTGATCGAAGTGGACGGGGGACCGGCGGCGGTGCAGCATGATATGGTGCATGTAGAAGCGGTCTGCCTGCGTTGCGGGGCGGTAGAAGTGAAGACCGCCCAAAACAAAACGGAAGCAGATGCCTTATGGAAGGCGCGTCGTTCCATTTCGCCGGCCTGCGGCAAGATCAATCCAACCAAAATTTCCGAAGATGCTACGGTGCCTCGCAGCCGAATTCCGGAAATGGTGGCTCGTATTCGGGAGATTGCGGAGAAGTATAAGCTGAAAATGGTCATCTTTGGTCATGCCGGAGACGGCAATTTGCATCCTAATATTCTGAGTAACAAGCATGACAAAGAGGAAATGGCCAGGGTAGAACAGGCTGTGGAAGAGTTATTTCATGCGGCCCTAGAACTTGGCGGCACTTTGAGCGGCGAGCACGGCATCGGCTACATGAAGGCGCCGTTCCTTATTTGGGAGACTGGAGAAGTTGGTTTCGCCGTAGGCAAAGGAATCAAGGAGGCTGTAGATCCGCAGAGGATGATGAATCCAGGGAAGATGTTTGATTATACGTCGACGAAAGAGGGTTGA
- a CDS encoding (Fe-S)-binding protein — MSSQKQYEEEWKKQLVKCIRCGTCRSVCPVFREENNENTTARGKVRLLEAVSEGVVELTPDLQERFAKCLMCKACVKGCPSGVRTDELFLSARQATAEKNGLPFVKRMAFTGLRYRKLFDLGLRLGSVFQGLVMKRTADGRGAIPRVLLPGAGLNLRRVIPPLAEQTLRSMLPERVNVAQPKGTVAFFTGCMLNYIYPQAGKAIVRLLERNGWNVVLPEAQCCCGTPAFTSGDRETGAMLAEHNVGVFAAEAYDAIITGCASCGAALKSEYSHILPDGAVKEQWQQLAAKVYDITTFLVERCELKGFGELPMRVTYHDACHLVRGMNVSKEPRQIFAAIPGLDFKEMVGADECCGSGGTFSMSYYDVARKINDRKLERAEATGADCIVTGCSACRMHISDGLSQRGSKLQVLHTAELIEMAYEAAEKGVK, encoded by the coding sequence GCAATACGAAGAAGAATGGAAGAAGCAACTGGTCAAATGCATTCGCTGCGGTACTTGCCGTTCGGTTTGTCCGGTTTTTCGCGAAGAAAATAATGAAAACACTACGGCGCGGGGTAAGGTGCGCTTATTGGAAGCGGTCAGTGAGGGCGTAGTGGAACTGACACCGGATTTGCAGGAGCGTTTTGCCAAATGCTTGATGTGCAAAGCCTGCGTGAAAGGTTGCCCTTCCGGTGTGCGCACGGACGAATTGTTTCTCAGCGCCCGGCAGGCGACGGCGGAGAAAAATGGTTTGCCCTTCGTGAAACGCATGGCATTTACAGGCTTGCGCTATCGTAAGCTCTTTGACCTGGGGTTGCGCCTGGGTTCAGTATTCCAGGGCCTGGTGATGAAGCGCACCGCCGATGGCCGTGGGGCCATCCCCAGGGTGCTGCTGCCTGGCGCGGGTCTGAACTTACGACGGGTTATTCCTCCTTTGGCGGAACAAACGCTGCGCAGTATGCTGCCGGAGCGGGTAAACGTAGCGCAGCCTAAGGGAACGGTAGCCTTTTTTACGGGCTGCATGCTCAACTATATTTATCCCCAGGCAGGCAAAGCCATTGTGCGCCTGTTGGAGCGTAACGGTTGGAATGTTGTGCTGCCGGAAGCGCAGTGCTGCTGCGGTACGCCGGCGTTTACCTCAGGGGATCGTGAGACGGGAGCGATGCTGGCGGAACACAATGTGGGCGTTTTTGCCGCAGAGGCATATGATGCCATCATTACAGGCTGTGCTTCTTGCGGGGCGGCGCTGAAGAGTGAATACAGCCATATTTTGCCGGATGGAGCCGTAAAGGAGCAGTGGCAACAGCTTGCAGCCAAGGTATACGATATTACGACCTTCTTAGTGGAACGCTGCGAGCTTAAAGGCTTTGGAGAACTGCCTATGCGTGTGACCTATCATGACGCATGTCATTTGGTGCGGGGGATGAATGTTTCGAAAGAGCCACGACAGATTTTTGCGGCTATTCCCGGTTTGGACTTCAAGGAAATGGTCGGGGCTGACGAATGTTGCGGTTCAGGCGGAACATTCAGCATGTCCTATTACGATGTGGCTCGCAAAATCAATGATCGCAAGCTGGAGCGGGCGGAGGCGACCGGAGCGGATTGCATTGTTACCGGCTGTTCGGCCTGCCGTATGCATATCAGCGATGGCTTGAGCCAGCGGGGCAGCAAGCTGCAGGTTCTTCATACAGCCGAATTGATTGAAATGGCCTACGAGGCGGCAGAAAAGGGGGTGAAATGA